A DNA window from Danio aesculapii chromosome 1, fDanAes4.1, whole genome shotgun sequence contains the following coding sequences:
- the pdlim3a gene encoding PDZ and LIM domain protein 3a → MPFTVVLDGPAPWGFRLIGGRDFSQPLTVAKISPGSKASTVNLSPGDIILSIDGVSAENLMHSEAQTLIKDASHQLTLIVERPATKLWSPNMTEDNPFKMNLEAERQEHRPIGTGHNRRASPFVAAANIDETRQVVSPTYNSPIGLYSSGNIQDALQGQLKGLIHNKAESPRKLSNIEDSDVFRMLQKNQEEDEAHEPRQSGSFKALQSFINSEGTRPLVIRKVNAPMSKPSAPSGNLHKLPMCDKCGNGIVGTVVKVQDKFRHPDCFVCTECEENLKQKGYYFIDDELYCESHAHARAKPPESPDL, encoded by the exons ATGCCGTTCACTGTGGTGCTGGATGGACCCGCGCCGTGGGGTTTTCGACTTATTGGAGGACGAGACTTCAGTCAGCCGCTCACTGTCGCCAAA atttcaccagGAAGTAAAGCTTCCACCGTGAACCTCTCTCCAGGAGATATCATTTTGTCGATAGATGGAGTGTCTGCAGAAAACCTGATGCACTCTGAGGCTCAGACTTTAATTAAGGATGCCTCCCATCAGCTTACACTTATTGTTGAAAG ACCTGCGACTAAGCTGTGGTCACCAAATATGACTGAAGACAATCCATTTAAAATGAACCTAGAAGCAGAGAGACAA GAGCACAGACCAATAGGAACAGGCCATAATCGAAGGGCTTCGCCGTTTGTGGCTGCAGCAAACATTGATGAAACACGACAGGTGGTGAGTCCAACCTACAACTCCCCTATTGGCCTTTACTCTTCAGGCAATATCCAGGATGCCCTACAAGGACAACTCAAGGGCCTCATCCATAACAAAGCAGAAAG TCCTAGGAAACTCAGCAATATAGAGGATTCGGATGTATTTCGGATGCTGCAGAAAAATCAAGAAGAGGATGAAGCTCATGAACCTCGACAGTCTGGATCCTTTAAGGCCTTACAGAGCTTTATAAACAGTGAGG GTACTCGTCCATTAGTGATAAGGAAAGTCAATGCCCCCATGAGCAAACCGTCTGCTCCTTCTGGCAACTTGCACAAATTACCAATGTGTGATAAGTGTGGTAACGGCATAGT TGGGACGGTTGTGAAGGTTCAGGATAAGTTCCGTCACCCAGACTGTTTTGTGTGCACAGAATGTGAGGAAAACCTAAAGCAGAAAGGATACTACTTCATAGATGATGAGCTGTACTGTGAAAGCCACGCTCATGCCCGGGCAAAACCTCCTGAGAGTCCGGACCTTTGA
- the ufsp2 gene encoding ufm1-specific protease 2, with translation MVHSEECIIFRVKGILEFACQLDNPNGAQSDNTISKSFQNLRSKVSSKNIVFTVSNSPILIWPNMGFQSSMESLTEASACGDILQYIESDDGGNKKSSKKKDKKRSGPTVVNMKLLFEVTDPAGNEAPSLMRMSSQHHSVKMPLPLDCVYSVSADESLPTVFTGLVEALNKQIADMEEVVLRYRKGSSFLVPQPFHFQLPKPAGLTTVIYPAGVPDSQLQAIREDLHRKFELSIDKPYLRRANAFHFPDEAYKDGYLRNPHMHLNPPNIEDAKLYLVQGVYSYHHYMQDRVDDDGWGCAYRSLQTICSWFQQQGYVETAVPTHMQIQQALVDVGDKEARFVGSRQWIGSIEVQAVLNQLLGVTSKIMFVSQGSELATKGRELANHFQTEGTPVMIGGGVLAHTILGVAWSENTGEIRFLILDPHYTGGEDLQIITDKGWCGWKGPDFWDQNAYYNLCLPQRTKTI, from the exons ATG GTTCATTCCGAAGAGTGCATTATATTCCGGGTGAAGGGAATCTTGGAGTTTGCTTGTCAGCTTGACAATCCAAATG gAGCACAAAGTGATAACACCATATCAAAAAGTTTTCAGAACCTCCGATCAAAAGTATCATCCAAAAATATCGTTTTCACTGTCAGTAACAGTCCGATATTAATATGGCCAAACATGGGGTTCCAGTCAAGCATGGAAAGCTTGACAGAAGCATCAGCATGTGGAGACATTTTGCAGTATATAGA ATCAGATGATGGTGGGAACAAGAAGTCatcaaaaaagaaagataagaaAAGATCCGGACCT ACTGTAGTGAATATGAAGCTGTTGTTTGAGGTCACTGATCCTGCTGGGAATGAAGCTCCTAGTCTGATGCGAATGAGTTCACAGCACCACAGTGTGAAGATGCCACTGCCTTTAGACTGTGTTTATTCTGTGAGCGCTGATGAGAGCTTGCCAAC TGTCTTTACAGGTCTGGTAGAGGCGTTAAATAAGCAGATAGCAGATATGGAGGAGGTGGTGCTCCGGTATAGGAAGGGCTCCTCTTTCCTGGTGCCACAGCCATTTCACTTTCAGCTACCCAAACCAGCTGGACTTACCACTGTGATTTACCCTGCAGGAGTGCCAGACAGCCAGCTACAGGCCATCAGAGAG gatctgcacaggaagtttgagTTGTCAATCGACAAGCCATACCTGCGACGCGCCAATGCCTTTCATTTCCCTGATGAGGCCTATAAAGACGGTTACCTCCGTAATCCCCACATGCACCTGAACCCACCTAACATTGAGGATGCTAAG CTGTATCTAGTGCAGGGTGTATACAGTTATCACCACTACATGCAGGATCGTGTGGATGACGATGGCTGGGGATGTGCATATCGTTCCCTTCAGACCATCTGCTCCTGGTTCCAGCAGCAAGGATATGTGGAGACGGCTGTTCCCACACACATGCAGATCCAGCAG GCTCTTGTGGATGTTGGGGATAAAGAGGCACGGTTTGTGGGTTCACGTCAGTGGATCGGCTCCATTGAAGTTCAGGCTGTCCTTAACCAACTGTTGGGCGTCACCTCAAAGATCATGTTTGTCAG TCAGGGATCTGAGCTGGCAACCAAGGGCAGGGAGCTAGCCAATCATTTCCAGACTGAAGGAACACCTGTCATGATTG GCGGGGGAGTACTTGCGCACACCATTCTAGGTGTAGCGTGGAGTGAGAACACTGGAGAAATACGTTTTCTTATCCTGGACCCTCATTATACTGGTGGAGAGGACTTGCAGATCATTACTGACAAG GGATGGTGTGGATGGAAGGGCCCAGATTTCTGGGATCAAAATGCCTATTACAACCTCTGCCTTCCCCAGAGAACCAAGACCATCTGA